In Liquorilactobacillus hordei DSM 19519, the following proteins share a genomic window:
- a CDS encoding MFS transporter, producing MENEDNKVRQNIWLIIAAVGMFTFMSTLDSSIINIALPVISKDLAVPMNKATWTVSIYLIFISGLLTFFGGLGDQIGKIKVFKIGTYVFTIGSLLAGINAGLWFLLFARIVQALGAAMTMSNSFGIITGMAPLKMRARAMALNAMFVSLGTITGPGLGGLILEHFKWSYIFWVNVPVGIIAIIIGMKVLPQEVRTTKKINFDYLGIISLFLTISIFFLGVNIGQEQGFLEVIPLGLFVGSLILLVYFVVHELHTDKPLLDLTIFKSSLFTISLIAAFLIFTSNFFINVLLPFYFENLRGASSGTSGIYMMIWPVTMLIGTPIAGYIADKFDQEYVTLFGLTVLALSFFGWRVVNEGSSLLFVGMLLILGGVGMSFFQTPNNALIMTNVPRAKLGVAGAMNALARNLGMISGTSLVTTILYFAMSQKIGYTITSYPTHDSSVFVYGMHIAFTSATYIISFTWLLTLYRVWMKVKKN from the coding sequence ATGGAAAATGAGGATAATAAGGTACGTCAAAATATATGGTTAATAATTGCAGCGGTAGGAATGTTTACTTTTATGTCAACTTTGGATTCTTCAATTATTAATATTGCATTACCTGTAATCTCTAAAGATTTAGCAGTTCCCATGAACAAGGCAACTTGGACGGTGTCAATTTATTTAATATTTATTTCAGGATTGTTAACTTTTTTTGGAGGACTGGGAGATCAGATAGGAAAGATCAAAGTTTTTAAGATAGGAACTTATGTTTTTACAATAGGTTCGTTGCTTGCTGGAATTAATGCAGGATTGTGGTTTCTTCTTTTTGCAAGGATTGTTCAAGCATTGGGAGCTGCAATGACCATGAGCAACAGTTTTGGAATTATTACAGGTATGGCACCACTGAAAATGCGTGCACGTGCAATGGCTTTAAATGCAATGTTTGTGTCACTAGGAACAATTACTGGACCAGGGCTTGGTGGCTTAATATTGGAGCACTTCAAATGGTCATATATTTTCTGGGTAAATGTACCTGTTGGAATTATAGCAATTATTATTGGAATGAAAGTATTGCCACAAGAAGTAAGAACTACTAAAAAAATTAATTTTGATTATCTAGGAATTATTAGTCTCTTTTTGACAATTAGTATTTTCTTTTTAGGTGTAAATATTGGACAAGAGCAAGGATTCTTAGAAGTTATTCCACTTGGCCTGTTTGTAGGTTCACTAATATTATTAGTTTATTTTGTTGTTCACGAATTACACACGGACAAGCCTTTATTGGACCTAACAATTTTTAAATCATCACTATTTACAATTAGTTTGATTGCAGCTTTTCTGATATTTACAAGTAACTTTTTTATCAACGTATTATTGCCATTTTATTTTGAAAATCTGAGAGGTGCCTCTTCTGGAACGTCTGGAATCTACATGATGATCTGGCCAGTCACAATGTTAATTGGAACACCAATCGCTGGTTATATTGCTGATAAATTTGATCAAGAGTATGTTACATTGTTTGGATTAACAGTCTTAGCGCTATCTTTTTTCGGTTGGAGAGTTGTTAATGAAGGGTCTTCTTTATTATTTGTAGGGATGCTCTTAATTCTTGGCGGTGTGGGAATGTCGTTTTTTCAAACCCCTAATAATGCTTTAATTATGACAAATGTACCTAGGGCAAAGTTGGGTGTTGCTGGAGCGATGAATGCATTGGCTAGAAATCTAGGGATGATTTCCGGAACAAGTCTTGTGACTACCATTTTGTACTTTGCTATGAGTCAAAAGATAGGGTATACCATTACTAGTTATCCTACTCATGATAGTAGTGTTTTTGTGTATGGCATGCACATCGCTTTTACGAGTGCAACGTATATTATTTCGTTTACATGGTTATTGACGTTGTATCGTGTTTGGATGAAAGTAAAAAAGAACTAA
- a CDS encoding LacI family DNA-binding transcriptional regulator — protein MRPKLTDVAKKAGVSVTTVSRVINNYGYLSQATKDKVHEAMNSLNYQPNSLARSLHGKKTQLIGVIFPSIINPFFAELIEQIENKLFSNNYKIILCNSADNREKERDYLKMLIANQVDGIIAGTHNLGINEYNKVGLPIVSFDRLLSPNIPIVSSDNFKGISMATSELYQAGARHIYFLGNPRKVGNPTDYRLQGYQATIKKLKVTSHVHAINFAESPTLKSLSIKKLLTQHNIDGIVCSDDLTAILVLKIAHELNISVPKQLKVIGFDGTSFIQEYHPELSTIIQPISDIASLLVSVLLQRIDEPDTKLEQMQYILPVKLLRSQSTFGYE, from the coding sequence GTGCGTCCAAAATTAACTGACGTTGCAAAAAAGGCAGGTGTCTCAGTAACAACCGTTTCTAGAGTAATCAATAATTATGGATATCTAAGTCAAGCAACCAAAGATAAAGTTCATGAAGCAATGAATTCGCTTAATTATCAGCCAAATTCTCTAGCACGTTCACTACATGGTAAGAAAACACAATTGATTGGCGTGATTTTTCCTTCAATCATTAATCCTTTTTTTGCAGAATTGATTGAACAAATCGAAAATAAATTATTTTCAAATAACTATAAAATAATTCTCTGTAATAGCGCTGATAATAGAGAAAAAGAACGCGACTATCTGAAGATGCTGATTGCTAATCAAGTTGATGGCATAATCGCGGGAACACATAACTTAGGAATCAATGAGTACAATAAAGTTGGACTTCCGATTGTTTCATTTGATCGCTTGTTATCTCCGAATATTCCGATTGTTAGTAGTGATAATTTCAAAGGAATCTCAATGGCAACTAGTGAACTCTACCAAGCCGGTGCTAGACATATTTATTTTCTAGGAAATCCACGAAAAGTTGGGAATCCAACTGATTATCGACTTCAAGGTTACCAGGCAACCATCAAAAAATTAAAAGTGACTTCCCATGTTCACGCTATAAACTTTGCTGAATCTCCGACACTAAAGTCACTTTCAATTAAAAAACTATTAACACAGCACAATATAGACGGTATCGTTTGTTCTGATGATCTAACAGCTATTCTTGTTTTAAAAATTGCCCATGAATTAAATATTTCTGTTCCAAAGCAGTTAAAAGTTATTGGTTTTGATGGTACCTCGTTTATTCAGGAATATCACCCTGAATTGTCGACAATCATCCAGCCCATTTCTGATATCGCTTCTTTATTAGTCAGCGTCTTACTTCAAAGAATCGATGAACCAGACACTAAGCTTGAACAAATGCAATACATTTTGCCAGTAAAGTTACTCCGTAGCCAGTCAACTTTTGGTTACGAATAA
- a CDS encoding sucrose-6-phosphate hydrolase, giving the protein MDWTRKKLYSQYDKWSADYLLALQAQAAQSDFRPTYHIAPTSGLLNDPNGFSFFNNQWHLFYQSFPFGPVHGLKSWVHLVSDDLVTWHNLGTILNADTAYDSHGAYSGSAMVIEDRLFLMYTGNVRDKDWVRHPFQNGAYLDTDNHLTKLSLPLIKQPAHVTDHFRDPQVLKKDDTYYALLGAQDANTKQGKISIFKSNNLTTWEDLGYLNFTQQDMGYMIECPNLVTVNEKPVLIFCPQGLDKNIINSDNIYPNTYLIGDNCQLKNGEFHSTHNIELLDHGFDIYASQAFNAPDGNAYLVSWLGLPEIAYPTDSENWAHCMSVVKKLTIRNDKLYQEPVAAFKNYRKCHAELHGMLNEHQQIVITENATLSYELEISFLQNQQGTLSLLSSSNSKGLRLNFSTSNNAYFEIDRKDCGIPFATAYGTKRRVALEDNAPLKLHILIDHSTCEVFVNGGEFVFSQRIFPNDDDLQILLASESEVIYNGDWWKISNMTH; this is encoded by the coding sequence TTGAATGATCCAAACGGTTTTTCTTTTTTTAATAATCAGTGGCACTTATTTTATCAATCTTTTCCTTTTGGCCCTGTTCATGGTTTAAAATCTTGGGTACATTTAGTTTCGGATGATTTAGTTACCTGGCATAATTTGGGAACAATTTTAAACGCAGACACAGCCTATGACTCACATGGTGCCTACTCCGGTTCTGCAATGGTAATTGAGGATCGACTATTCTTAATGTATACCGGAAATGTTCGTGACAAAGATTGGGTACGACACCCTTTTCAAAATGGTGCCTATCTGGACACAGACAATCACCTTACAAAGCTTTCTCTGCCACTAATTAAACAGCCAGCACACGTTACCGATCATTTTAGAGATCCGCAAGTTTTAAAAAAAGATGATACCTACTACGCATTGCTTGGAGCACAGGATGCAAATACTAAGCAGGGTAAGATTTCTATTTTCAAATCGAATAATTTAACTACCTGGGAAGATTTAGGTTATCTTAATTTTACACAACAGGATATGGGCTATATGATTGAATGTCCTAATCTTGTTACAGTTAATGAAAAACCCGTTCTTATTTTTTGCCCTCAGGGTTTGGATAAGAATATTATTAATTCTGATAATATTTACCCTAATACCTATCTTATTGGAGATAATTGCCAATTAAAAAATGGCGAATTCCACAGTACTCATAATATTGAGCTCCTTGATCATGGATTCGATATCTATGCCAGTCAAGCTTTTAATGCGCCTGATGGTAATGCTTATTTGGTTAGTTGGTTGGGGCTTCCCGAAATCGCTTATCCTACCGATTCTGAAAACTGGGCACATTGTATGAGTGTAGTTAAGAAATTAACGATACGAAATGATAAGTTATATCAAGAACCTGTTGCTGCTTTTAAAAATTATCGTAAGTGCCATGCTGAATTACACGGAATGCTTAATGAACATCAACAAATAGTTATTACCGAAAATGCTACGCTATCTTATGAATTAGAAATATCTTTTCTACAAAATCAGCAAGGAACCCTATCATTGTTGAGTAGTTCCAATTCGAAAGGATTACGTTTGAATTTCTCCACCTCCAATAATGCATATTTTGAAATCGATCGCAAAGACTGTGGTATACCTTTTGCAACTGCTTATGGTACAAAACGCCGAGTAGCCCTGGAGGATAATGCACCTCTTAAATTGCATATTCTAATTGATCATTCTACCTGTGAAGTTTTTGTTAACGGAGGAGAATTTGTTTTTAGCCAGCGAATTTTCCCAAATGATGATGATTTACAAATCTTACTAGCTAGTGAAAGCGAAGTCATTTATAATGGTGATTGGTGGAAGATTTCAAATATGACCCACTAA
- the scrK gene encoding fructokinase ScrK, which translates to MLLGSIEAGGTKFVCAVGDEKYNIKESVSFPTTKPNETLKKAVEFFKKFPELESIGIASFGPIEIRTDATNYGYVTSTPKPGWKNTDFVGVIKQALDIPVFWTTDVNGSAYGEYTAYKEKKEDINSLVYYTVGTGIGAGVIVDGKFIGSQGHPELGHVFVKRHLADLSFKGTCPYHGDCLEGLASGPTFKARLGIPGQDVPLTDPTWDIVAYYVAQAAIQTTLTFRPQKIIIGGGVSSEAFLVKVRKQFKTLLNDYIEVTNLDSYIVMPLVPENGSATRGDFALAIKAMK; encoded by the coding sequence ATGCTCTTAGGAAGTATAGAAGCCGGTGGTACAAAATTTGTTTGTGCTGTTGGTGATGAAAAGTATAATATTAAAGAATCTGTTAGTTTCCCAACAACTAAACCAAATGAAACATTGAAAAAGGCAGTTGAATTCTTTAAGAAATTTCCTGAATTGGAGTCAATTGGAATTGCTTCTTTTGGACCAATTGAAATTCGCACAGACGCCACAAATTATGGTTATGTAACGTCTACCCCTAAACCGGGTTGGAAAAATACCGATTTTGTTGGCGTTATTAAACAAGCCCTTGATATTCCGGTGTTTTGGACAACCGATGTCAATGGCTCAGCTTATGGTGAATATACTGCTTATAAAGAAAAAAAAGAAGACATCAATTCTTTGGTTTATTACACTGTCGGAACTGGGATAGGTGCTGGAGTCATTGTTGATGGCAAGTTTATTGGAAGCCAAGGCCATCCTGAGTTGGGACATGTCTTTGTTAAACGCCATCTCGCTGACCTCTCCTTCAAAGGAACTTGCCCTTACCATGGTGATTGCCTTGAAGGACTCGCTTCCGGACCAACTTTCAAGGCCCGCCTAGGAATACCTGGTCAAGACGTTCCTTTAACTGATCCAACTTGGGATATTGTTGCCTACTACGTCGCTCAAGCAGCTATACAGACAACTCTTACATTCAGACCCCAGAAGATTATAATTGGTGGTGGCGTATCAAGTGAAGCGTTCTTAGTAAAAGTCAGAAAACAATTCAAAACGTTATTAAATGATTATATTGAAGTAACAAATCTTGATAGTTACATAGTTATGCCACTTGTTCCAGAAAATGGATCAGCAACTCGAGGCGACTTTGCATTAGCAATTAAAGCTATGAAATAA